The following coding sequences lie in one Arachis ipaensis cultivar K30076 chromosome B03, Araip1.1, whole genome shotgun sequence genomic window:
- the LOC107629953 gene encoding peroxidase 39, with product MGSHSYMKVWILCLIALIGATHAQLELGFYSKSCPNAEKIISDYVNEHIHKVPSLAAALLRVHFHDCFVRGCDGSVLVTSTKNNQAEKEAPPNLTLRGFDFIEVLKSVLEAECPGVVSCADIVALTARDSIRAIGGPYWNVPTGRRDGLISNGALTLQFLPAPFHNLTTLIGRFRQVGLDIKDLVVLSGAHTIGIGHCSTIATRLYNFTGNGDADPSLDSTYVQNLKTTKCKSIADQTTLVEMDPGSRNSFDLGYYKQVLKRRGLFQSDSALLDSVATRNIINHELTSTDTFFRDFTLSMEKLGRIGVLTGTQGEIRKICSRIN from the exons ATGGGAAGCCATAGCTACATGAAGGTTTGGATCCTTTGCCTAATAGCATTAATTGGAGCAACACATGCTCAATTGGAACTTGGTTTCTATTCCAAAAGTTGCCCAAATGCAGAGAAAATAATTTCGGACTATGTTAATGAGCATATCCATAAGGTTCCATCACTCGCAGCGGCACTCTTAAGAGTTCACTTCCATGATTGTTTTGTAAGG GGGTGTGATGGATCAGTGCTTGTGACGTCAACAAAGAACAATCAAGCTGAAAAGGAAGCACCTCCAAACCTTACTCTAAGAGGGTTTGATTTCATTGAAGTATTAAAGAGCGTTCTTGAAGCTGAATGCCCTGGAGTTGTCTCTTGTGCTGATATTGTTGCTTTAACTGCCAGAGACTCTATTCGTGCTATT GGGGGACCTTATTGGAATGTTCCAACAGGAAGAAGGGATGGGCTGATCTCTAATGGAGCCTTGACCTTACAATTCCTTCCAGCTCCATTTCACAACCTCACCACACTCATTGGACGCTTTCGCCAAGTTGGACTTGATATCAAAGATCTTGTCGTGCTCTCTg GTGCTCACACCATTGGCATTGGGCACTGCTCAACAATCGCAACACGACTTTACAACTTCACCGGAAACGGCGACGCTGACCCGTCGTTAGACTCCACCTACGTTCAAAATCTCAAGACTACCAAGTGCAAGAGCATCGCAGACCAAACAACTTTGGTTGAAATGGACCCTGGAAGCCGCAACTCCTTTGATCTCGGCTATTACAAGCAGGTTCTAAAGAGAAGGGGTTTGTTCCAATCTGATTCTGCTTTGTTGGATAGCGTTGCCACCAGGAACATTATCAACCATGAGCTTACTTCTACTGACACCTTCTTTAGGGACTTTACTCTTTCaatggagaagttgggaaggATTGGTGTCCTTACTGGGACACAAGGAGAGATCAGAAAgatatgttcaagaatcaattaa